GTCGAACTGCATTCCCTCGACGACCTCGCTGTAGGTCTCGGCGGTCTTGGAATCCTCAACGGTGATAACGCCGTCGGAGGAGACCTTCGCCATCGCCTCGGCGATGAGATTGCCGATGGAGGGATCGCCGGCGGAGATGGTCGCGACCCTCGCGATGTCCTCGTTGCCGGAGATCTTCTTGCTGTTCGCCTTTATCGCCTCGACGGCCGCGTCGGTGGCGAGCGCGATTCCGCGCTTGACGCCCATCGGATTGGCGCCGGCGGCGACGTTCTTCATGCCCTCGGTGATGAGCGCCTGCGCCAGCAGGGTAGCGGTGGTGGTGCCGTCGCCCGCGACGTCGTTGGTCTTCGTGGAGACCTCCTTGACGAGCTGCGCGCCCATGTTCTCAAAGGCGTCCTCCAGCTCGATCTCCTTGGCGATGGTAACGCCGTCGTTGGTGATCAGCGGAGCGCCGAACTTCTTATCGAGCACTACGTTTCTGCCCTTGGGTCCGAGCGTGATCTTGACTGTATCCGCGAGCTTGTTGACGCCCTTGAGGAGCGCCGCGCGCGCTTCTTCTCCGTAAATAATCTGCTTTGCCATGGTTATCTCTCTCCTTTAAGCTTATTTGACAACGGCGAGAATGTCGGACTGGCG
This region of Clostridia bacterium genomic DNA includes:
- the groEL gene encoding chaperonin GroEL; translated protein: MAKQIIYGEEARAALLKGVNKLADTVKITLGPKGRNVVLDKKFGAPLITNDGVTIAKEIELEDAFENMGAQLVKEVSTKTNDVAGDGTTTATLLAQALITEGMKNVAAGANPMGVKRGIALATDAAVEAIKANSKKISGNEDIARVATISAGDPSIGNLIAEAMAKVSSDGVITVEDSKTAETYSEVVEGMQFDRGYISPYMVTDTDKMEAVIDDALILITDKKISNIQDILPLLEKIVQSGKKLVIIAEDVEGEALATLLVNRLRGTFVCVAVKAPGFGDRRKEMLRDIAVLTGGEVITSDLGLELKDATLDMLGSARQVKVQKENTIIVDGSGDKNEI